The Procambarus clarkii isolate CNS0578487 chromosome 39, FALCON_Pclarkii_2.0, whole genome shotgun sequence region tacttGTAGTAACCATGTCGCACACGAaactatctggagatgatttcggggcttagcgtccccgcggcccggtcctcgaccaggcctgctttttgttacaccccccccccctcaggaagcagctcgtagcagctgtctaactcccaggtacctatttactgctggcgaacagggggcatcagggtgaaagaaactggccatctgtctccgcctccacctaggatagaacccggaacctcaagactacgaatcccgagcgctgtccactcagccgtcatgccCCTTGGGTACAATTTAGGTCAAAGTGGAAGCGTTCTGAGGTCACTTGACCTGAAGCTGTAGACCTGAAACACTTGACCTGAAGCTGTAGACCTGAAACACTTGACCTGAAGCTGTAGACCTGAAACACTTGACCTGAAGCTGTAGACTTGAAACACTTGACCTGAAGCTGTAGACCTGAAACACTTGACCTGAAGCTGTAGACCTGAAACACTTGACCTGAAGCTGTAGACCTGAAACACTTGACCTGAAGCTGTAGACCTGAAACACTTGACCTGAAGCTGTAGACCTGAAACACTTGACCTGAAGCTGTAGACCTGAAACACTTGACCTGAAGCTGTAGACCTGAAACACTTGACCTGAAGCTGTAGACCTGAAACACTTGACCTGAAGCTGTAGACCTGAAACACTTGACCTGAAGCTGTAGACCTGAAACACTTGACCTGAAGCTGTAGACCTGAAACACTTGACCTGAAGCTGTAGACCTGAAACACTTGACCTGAAGCTGTAGACCTGAAACACTTGACCTGAAGCTGTAGACCTGAAACACTTGACCTGAAGCTGTAGACCTGAAACACTTGACCTGAAGCTGTAGACCTGAAACACTTGACCTGAAGCTGTAGACCTGAAACACTTGACCTGAAGCTGTAGACCTGAAACACTTGACCTGAAGCTGTAGACCTGAAACACTTGACCTGAAGCTGTAGACCTGAAACACTTGACCTGAAGCTGAAGACCTGAAACACTTGACCTGAAGCTGTAGACCTGAAACACTTGACCTGAAGCTGTAGACCTGAAACACTTG contains the following coding sequences:
- the LOC138372708 gene encoding autotransporter adhesin BpaC-like, producing MPSRALHNASGQVFQVYSFRSSVSGLQLQVKCFRSTASGQVFQVYSFRSSVSGLQLQVKCFRSTASGQVFQVYSFRSSVSGLQLQVKCFRSTASGQVFQVYSFRSSVSGLQLQVKCFRSTASGQVFQVYRFRSSVSGLQLQVKCFRSTASGQVFQVYSFRSSVSGLQLQVKCFRSTASGQVFQVYSFRSSVSGLQLQVKCFRSTASGQVFQVFSFRSSVSGLQLQVKCFRSTASGQVFQVYSFRSSVSGLQLQVKCFRSSASGQVFQVYSFRSSVSGLQLQVKCFRSTASGQVFQVYSFRSSVSGLQLQVKCFRSTASGQVFQVYSFRSSVSGLQLQVKCFRSTASGQVFQVYSFRSSVSGLQLQVKCFRSTASGQVFQVYSFRSSVSGLQLQVKCFRSTASGQVFQVYSFRSSVSGLQLQVKCFRSTASGQVFQVYSFRSSVSGLQLQVKCFKSTASGQVFQVYSFRSSVSGLQLQVKCFRSTASGQVTSERFHFDLNCTQGA